The following proteins are co-located in the Deltaproteobacteria bacterium genome:
- a CDS encoding mannose-1-phosphate guanylyltransferase, producing the protein MKAHCYSIIIAGGKGTRFWPLSRLQKPKQLLKIFGSKSLIAETAERVAPLSGAKQTLVVTIADQLEATRKELGNLPKHNFLAEPQGRNTAPCIGLAALEVVRRDPEAVMIVLPADHWVPDAKAFRKTIDKAVALAKSHDQLVTIGIRPAYPETGYGYIMKGNKLGGGAAGYRVKRFTEKPKLAMAQRLMRQGSLWNSGIFIWKAATLLQLMARYMPELYQGLQNIAQGARGKSLASADPRLRKLIAAGYKKMPSIAIDVGVMEPASGEQKVLTVDADFGWSDVGSWAAVHRMLHRDGNGNAGHGQWLGYGASNCLVHAPDRLVVLLGIKDAVVVDTPDALLVGDINRAQEVREVVDELHKKGFGSFTIK; encoded by the coding sequence ATGAAAGCACATTGCTACAGTATCATCATCGCCGGCGGCAAAGGCACCCGCTTTTGGCCGCTCAGCCGGCTGCAAAAACCCAAACAGCTACTGAAAATTTTCGGCTCAAAAAGTCTCATCGCCGAAACCGCCGAGCGCGTCGCACCGCTCAGCGGCGCCAAACAAACGCTCGTCGTCACCATCGCCGATCAGTTGGAGGCCACTCGCAAAGAGCTGGGTAATTTGCCCAAGCACAACTTTCTCGCCGAGCCCCAGGGGCGCAACACCGCGCCCTGCATCGGCTTAGCCGCGCTCGAAGTCGTGCGCCGCGACCCCGAGGCGGTGATGATCGTCTTGCCCGCCGACCATTGGGTGCCCGACGCCAAAGCCTTTCGCAAAACCATCGACAAAGCGGTCGCGCTGGCGAAATCGCATGACCAACTGGTGACGATTGGCATTCGCCCGGCCTACCCCGAGACCGGCTACGGCTACATCATGAAAGGAAACAAACTCGGTGGTGGCGCGGCCGGTTACCGCGTCAAGAGATTTACCGAAAAGCCCAAGCTCGCAATGGCGCAGCGGCTCATGCGCCAGGGCTCTTTGTGGAACAGCGGTATTTTTATTTGGAAAGCGGCGACCCTGCTGCAACTGATGGCGCGCTACATGCCCGAGCTTTACCAGGGCTTGCAGAACATCGCGCAGGGCGCGCGCGGCAAATCGCTCGCCAGCGCCGACCCGCGGCTAAGAAAGCTCATCGCCGCGGGGTACAAGAAAATGCCCAGCATCGCCATCGACGTCGGCGTGATGGAGCCGGCCAGCGGTGAGCAGAAAGTTTTGACCGTCGACGCCGACTTCGGCTGGAGCGACGTCGGCAGTTGGGCCGCCGTCCATCGCATGCTGCACCGCGACGGCAACGGCAACGCCGGCCACGGCCAGTGGCTCGGCTACGGCGCCAGCAATTGCCTGGTGCACGCACCCGACCGCCTCGTCGTGTTGCTGGGAATCAAAGACGCCGTCGTCGTCGACACGCCGGACGCGTTGCTGGTCGGCGATATCAATCGTGCCCAAGAAGTTCGCGAAGTCGTCGACGAACTGCACAAGAAAGGTTTCGGCTCGTTCACCATAAAGTGA
- a CDS encoding NUDIX hydrolase: MREKREVSAGGIVYRRNHDSVEVALIRSRRRWGLPKGHLEPGETVQQAACREVFEETGLRGEVVDKLGEITYRFMNKWTEGKPVRVFKRVHFYLIRWTEGDVDGHDYEVDEARWFAIETALETLSYATEKKMMRRAQAYIEAELNKASERRTALNLPG; the protein is encoded by the coding sequence ATGCGCGAAAAACGCGAAGTCTCTGCCGGCGGCATCGTCTACCGGCGCAACCACGATAGCGTCGAAGTGGCGTTGATCCGCTCGCGCCGGCGCTGGGGTTTGCCCAAGGGACATCTGGAGCCAGGCGAGACCGTGCAGCAGGCGGCTTGCCGCGAAGTTTTCGAAGAGACCGGACTGCGCGGCGAAGTGGTCGACAAGCTCGGCGAAATCACCTATCGCTTCATGAACAAATGGACCGAAGGCAAACCGGTGCGGGTTTTCAAGCGCGTGCACTTCTATCTGATTCGTTGGACCGAGGGCGACGTCGATGGCCACGACTATGAAGTCGACGAGGCGCGTTGGTTTGCCATCGAGACGGCGTTGGAGACCTTGTCCTACGCGACGGAAAAGAAAATGATGCGCCGCGCGCAAGCTTACATCGAAGCCGAGCTAAACAAAGCCTCCGAGCGCCGGACCGCTCTAAACCTGCCTGGGTAA
- a CDS encoding RluA family pseudouridine synthase, which translates to MCFHPIYFRPQSDSYSTVGAMTDQGAVEKAHRWSVPPDLQGIRLDAFLRRCLPQLSRRVLEVAIAERLFRINAKVGRKGEALREADVVTYHGDAAWLAVRPLPDADLPVPIVYEDDFLLVLDKPAGMATHGFSARDRGTLANFLSARYPELASVHAKPWEFGVAHRLDRETSGLVLVAKSAEVFAQLRRQFQQRQISKWYWALVWGETPKEGSINLPIAHDSADKRKMRALAKRGGHRKNLKSWQAATHYYRLGERQGTSLLELEMFTGVTHQLRVHLAAIGHPIVGDSLYGADYSERFGLQRHFLHAQRLQLHHPQTARVVEFVAPLPAELSSLLENLQVS; encoded by the coding sequence ATGTGCTTTCATCCGATATATTTCCGTCCGCAGAGTGACAGCTATAGTACGGTAGGAGCTATGACGGATCAAGGCGCGGTTGAGAAAGCACACCGTTGGTCAGTGCCGCCGGACCTGCAAGGCATTCGGCTCGACGCCTTTCTGCGCCGGTGCCTGCCGCAACTATCCCGCCGCGTACTCGAAGTGGCCATCGCCGAGAGATTATTTCGGATCAATGCGAAAGTGGGGCGCAAGGGCGAGGCGCTGCGTGAAGCCGATGTCGTGACTTATCACGGCGACGCCGCCTGGCTGGCGGTGCGCCCGTTGCCGGATGCCGATCTTCCTGTGCCGATTGTCTACGAGGATGATTTCCTATTGGTGCTCGACAAACCTGCCGGCATGGCGACCCACGGATTTTCCGCGCGCGACCGCGGCACCTTAGCCAATTTCCTGAGCGCGCGCTACCCAGAGCTTGCATCGGTCCACGCCAAGCCCTGGGAGTTTGGTGTGGCCCATCGCCTCGATCGCGAGACTTCCGGTTTGGTGCTGGTAGCAAAATCGGCTGAAGTCTTCGCCCAACTGCGCCGGCAATTTCAGCAGCGGCAAATTAGCAAATGGTATTGGGCGCTGGTCTGGGGCGAGACGCCCAAAGAAGGGTCGATCAACTTGCCAATCGCCCATGACAGCGCCGACAAGCGCAAGATGCGCGCGCTCGCAAAGCGAGGAGGACACCGTAAGAACCTGAAGTCCTGGCAGGCAGCGACGCATTATTATCGCTTGGGCGAAAGGCAGGGCACAAGTTTGCTTGAATTGGAGATGTTTACCGGCGTGACCCATCAGCTGCGGGTGCATTTGGCTGCCATCGGTCACCCGATCGTCGGCGACTCACTCTACGGCGCGGACTATTCAGAGCGCTTTGGCCTGCAGCGCCATTTTCTCCATGCCCAACGCCTGCAGCTCCACCATCCGCAGACCGCCAGGGTGGTGGAATTCGTAGCCCCGTTGCCGGCGGAGCTTTCCAGCTTGTTAGAAAACTTGCAAGTTTCCTGA
- a CDS encoding tRNA (adenine-N1)-methyltransferase, with amino-acid sequence MDSAYRRGPLQESEPVILLDRKDREYLTRLDARRAIAIRGGKINPEEIIGKEEGIAVRSSFNEPFLVFRPSLPQLIPNLPRTAQVIYPKDIGPILIWADLFPGARVVEAGVGAGALSMALLRAIGESGQLISYEIREDFADLAKKNVAKYFGPAPHWTIKHGDVAAELEETDIDRVILDLPEPWQVIERAWRVLRPGGILLCYLPTVLQIKSLVDALKEDRRFACVETTETLMRGWHFKGLSARPQHRMVAHTGFLTTARRLADGQNDIPRAP; translated from the coding sequence ATGGACTCTGCCTACCGCCGCGGGCCGCTGCAAGAAAGCGAACCGGTTATCTTGCTCGACCGCAAAGACCGCGAATATCTGACCCGCCTCGACGCGCGCCGCGCCATTGCGATTCGCGGCGGCAAGATCAACCCGGAAGAAATCATCGGCAAGGAGGAAGGCATCGCGGTGCGTTCATCTTTCAACGAACCGTTCTTGGTCTTTCGTCCGAGCCTGCCGCAGCTAATTCCTAATCTGCCGCGCACGGCCCAGGTCATCTATCCCAAGGACATCGGGCCGATCTTGATCTGGGCCGATCTCTTCCCCGGCGCACGCGTCGTCGAAGCCGGCGTCGGTGCCGGCGCACTGAGCATGGCGCTGCTTCGTGCCATCGGTGAAAGCGGCCAACTGATTTCCTACGAGATTCGCGAAGACTTCGCCGACCTGGCGAAAAAAAATGTCGCCAAATATTTCGGCCCGGCGCCGCACTGGACTATCAAACATGGCGACGTGGCGGCGGAGCTAGAAGAAACCGACATCGACCGGGTGATTCTCGACTTGCCAGAGCCCTGGCAAGTGATCGAGCGCGCCTGGCGCGTGCTGCGGCCGGGCGGCATTTTATTGTGCTATTTGCCGACGGTGTTGCAGATCAAAAGCTTGGTGGACGCTTTGAAAGAGGACCGGCGTTTCGCCTGCGTCGAAACCACCGAGACATTGATGCGCGGCTGGCATTTCAAAGGCCTGAGCGCCCGCCCGCAGCATCGCATGGTGGCGCACACCGGTTTTCTCACGACCGCCAGAAGATTGGCCGACGGCCAAAACGACATACCCCGTGCGCCCTGA
- a CDS encoding divalent-cation tolerance protein CutA, with the protein MTEFVMVYVTVSSAAEGERIARALVEERLAACVNRVAGVHSTYRWQGQVEESAEELLLIKTRQELFAVLARRVEELHSYEVPEVIAVPVAAGNDSYLRWLHDRVAPKDS; encoded by the coding sequence ATGACGGAGTTTGTCATGGTCTATGTGACCGTCAGCTCGGCCGCCGAAGGGGAGCGCATCGCTCGCGCGCTGGTCGAGGAGCGGCTGGCGGCCTGTGTGAACCGGGTTGCCGGCGTGCACTCGACCTATCGTTGGCAGGGGCAAGTGGAAGAGAGCGCGGAAGAGCTGCTGCTCATCAAAACCCGTCAAGAGCTGTTCGCGGTGCTGGCGCGCCGGGTCGAGGAACTGCACAGCTATGAGGTGCCCGAAGTCATTGCGGTGCCGGTGGCGGCCGGCAATGACAGCTATCTGCGCTGGCTCCATGATCGGGTAGCGCCGAAAGACAGCTAG